TCCTGGCCATTGTCGAGTTCGGCCAGGACGGCAACCACCGCGTCCTCTACCTTCGCGAGCCCTTCCGTCGCGAACCGGACTTCGGGGTGACGAGCGTGAACTACGACTTCGCCGAGCTCCTGGTGCGGGCCCTGCCGCCGGCCTAGAACCTACGTACCGATGGGAGGCGAACGTTGAGCATCTTCGAAGACACCAATCCGCGAGCCCTGAAGGACCTCCTCGGAGAGATCCATTCCCGAACTATGGCTCTTCCCGACTTTCAACGTGATTTCGTCTGGGAACCGGTCGCGACTCAAGAGCTGATCGTGTCGATCGCCTACAACTACCCGGCTGGGAGCATCCTTCGAGTCCGGGATCGAGCACGCCTTTTCGCTGCTCGCGAGTTTGAAGGAGCGCCGAAGCTCGACGGTGGGACGCACACCTTCCTTGTGCTCGATGGCCAGCAGCGGCTGACATCCCTATACCAGGCTTTCTTCGGCGTGGGAGAGCACAAGTACTACCTTAGCCTTAAGAAGCTCATCGACGGAGCGGACTTTGAAGACGCGCTCTTCCATGTCCGTGCGAGCACGAAGTGGGCGCAGGCGCGTGAGGACTTCTCAGTTCAAGCAAGAGAACTCCTGATGCCGCTCTCGGTCTTGAAAGGTGGTGCGGGAGGGTTCCTTCAGTGGGTCATCAAGGTCACGAATCCCATGCCGGCAGATGACCGCACCGCGATGCTGGACCGTCTGACGAGGATCGACGAGGACTGGATCAAGACTATCGATGACTATCACTTCCCCGTGGTGACTCTCTCAGAGAAGACTGAAGCTGATGCCCTTTGCACGATCTTCGAGACGCTGAACCGGACAGGGGTCAAACTCAGCGTCTTCGAGCTCCTCACGGCTCGCTTCTGGCCACACGGAATCAACCTGCGAGCTCTATGGGACGAGGCCAAGGCAGCGTACCCGATCATCGCGGATTTTGAGGTGGACCCCTACAGCGTCCTGCAAGCGATCGCCCTAGCCAGCCGCGACACGCCATCGTGCAAGCGTGGCGATGTCTTGAACATGAGCGCCTCCGACATTAGAGAGTGGTGGGATCGAGTCGTTCTCGGTCTTGTCGACGGTCTCGGCATACTTCGAGACGACTGCAAGGTGATGCTGCCGAAGTGGCTCCCCTACAACTCGATGATCGCCCCGCTCGCGGCTGTCCTCGCTGGCGCAAGCTCCACGAGAGGCCCCGAAGCGGGGGCAATGCGGGAGAAGCTCAAGCGTTGGTTCTGGTGCGCCGTCTTTGGGCAAGCGTACGACAGCTCAGCCAACAGTCAGGCTGCGAAGGATGTTGCGGAACTGAGGACCTGGATGGGTGGAGGTCCTGCACCAGAGTCAGTCCGTGGCCTTCGATTCGACCCGAACACCCTTCTGGATGTGACGCCTCGCCAGCGCGCGATCTACTCTGGCACGATCTGTCTGATTCTGGGCTCCGGGACCGGGGCGCGCGACTTTCATAGTGGTGGTCTCATAACCACAAGTCTGATGGTGGACCAGGACATCGACGATCACCACGTTTTCCCCGACGACTACCTCTTGCGCCACAGGGGCATCTCTCTCGCGAGACGGCGCGACTGCGTGTTGAACCGCACGCTGATCGACCGGTCGACGAATCAGAGGATCAGTAATCGGGCCCCGTCGGACTATCTCGCTGAGATGAGGACAACGCGAGATTTTCCGTTTGACGAAGTGCTGACGTCGCATTGCCTGCCCAGTGGAAACGAGTCCGCCCTGTTGTGCGACGACTTCGACCGGTTCCTCATGTGGAGGCAGGAGAGGCTTTGGGCGGAGATTCGGCGCGTGACGGGACTGGTAGAAGCAACAGACCTCGAATCTGCTCAGGACTCCTGACGCGCCCGGTAGAGGATGGACCCGAGATGAGTGACTGTCGCCTGCTGGTTGCGCGCAAGGACCTCCTGGAAGTGTTGCGCCCAATGGGAAGGTTCCTTCGACTGGACACCAAGCAGGAGGCAGTGCTCGAGCCGGCGCCGGGTGGACTCGGAGTGGCGCTAGGAGGGGTCGGGGGCGAGATCCCGGGCGAGGGTCGATGGAGGATGCGGGTGCGGGTCCCAGGCGGCCTGTTCGTCGGCCTCGCCCGCCGCCTTCCTCGCCTCGATCGCATCGAGATCTCGGCCAGCAGCAACGGGTGTCGCATCGGTCCGATCACACTACCCTGTGAGCTGGGACCGGTCGTCGGGGGCCGGGTCGAGCTCCCAATGGATCCGTCGCCGGGCGAAGTGCTTGCGTTGCGCGGCACCCATGCGCCTACGGTCATCGATCAATCGGGGCTGGGCCCTGAGCTCGAGGCCGTGATGGAGCGACGCGACCGCCTCGTCATGCGGGCGCTCGAGATCCTGAGCCCGCTCGGTGTGACGGCGGCCGACCTCCTTTGGGCCGTCGAGCGCGCTGTTCGCCGCCAGGCGCCGAGGAAGCCGCACGCCGGCCAGGTGGCTCGCTTCCAACCACCGAACAACTCATGACAGGCGCGCCGAGATGAAGCGCTGGGTGAGCCCGGGGAGGCCGTGAATGCTACCCCTCTACAAGATCCGGTTCGAGCTGGTGCCAGGTGCGGGGGTGACGGCGAAGGTTGTCGAGCGCGAGTGTCTCGCGCTGATCTCGGACTGGGTCGACCGCTCGTTCGAGAAGGGTCGACAGACCTCCCCCGGGGTGGCTGAGGTCCCCGAGATCGACCTTCGCAGTCACCAGCCCCAGGTGCGTATGCAGCGTCTCGAGTGCGGGGCCCTCCACCACGCGTTTCACTGGTCCAAGGCGGACGATGGCCAGCCCGGCCGGAACTGGGTCTCCCATGTCGAGCTGTTGAGCGACGGGAGCCGGATCGAATTTCAGCTGCAGCTCGGGATCGAAGCCGAGGCGGTGCTGCTCGATTCGCGACGGCCCCGCCCGTCCCGCCCACGCTTGGTGTCCACCGTTCTCAGCCATCCGGGATGGACCTGCCGCATTGGGCCCGATCCGGTCTCGGTGATCCCTCACCTCGTCACCGCCCAAGACGTCGAGACGATCTGCAGCGACGTGCTCTTCTCGCCCCAGCGAGAGCTTCCGG
This genomic window from Holophagales bacterium contains:
- a CDS encoding DUF262 domain-containing protein, with the translated sequence MSIFEDTNPRALKDLLGEIHSRTMALPDFQRDFVWEPVATQELIVSIAYNYPAGSILRVRDRARLFAAREFEGAPKLDGGTHTFLVLDGQQRLTSLYQAFFGVGEHKYYLSLKKLIDGADFEDALFHVRASTKWAQAREDFSVQARELLMPLSVLKGGAGGFLQWVIKVTNPMPADDRTAMLDRLTRIDEDWIKTIDDYHFPVVTLSEKTEADALCTIFETLNRTGVKLSVFELLTARFWPHGINLRALWDEAKAAYPIIADFEVDPYSVLQAIALASRDTPSCKRGDVLNMSASDIREWWDRVVLGLVDGLGILRDDCKVMLPKWLPYNSMIAPLAAVLAGASSTRGPEAGAMREKLKRWFWCAVFGQAYDSSANSQAAKDVAELRTWMGGGPAPESVRGLRFDPNTLLDVTPRQRAIYSGTICLILGSGTGARDFHSGGLITTSLMVDQDIDDHHVFPDDYLLRHRGISLARRRDCVLNRTLIDRSTNQRISNRAPSDYLAEMRTTRDFPFDEVLTSHCLPSGNESALLCDDFDRFLMWRQERLWAEIRRVTGLVEATDLESAQDS